GCGGGCGGACCTGGCAATTTGGCGCACCGTAACCAGCTGGTGCCAAACCCTGGTCAACTTCCCACGGTCACCATGGATGACATGTATGCGCTGCCTGATGATGTCGTGGTGATCGACGCCCGGGAGCGGAACCGGTTTATCGGGCGGAAAGAACGCCTCGATTTGAAAGCTGGCCACATTCCAGGTGCTGTGAACCTGCCGTTGGAAGAACTTGTCCACCCTAACGGCACCTTCCTGCCGGCGGCTGAGCTACGCCAAAAATTCGAGCACGTCGGTGTGGAAGATCCGGCAAAAGTTGTGGTTTATTCCGGCTCCGGGCTGCACTCGGCGGCAACTATTTTTGCCATGCACCACTGTGGTCTGCCGGGTGCCGCGCACTATGTGGGCGGCTGGTCCCAATGGTGTGCCACCCCCACCAATGCGGTGCAGCGTTCGCTGTAAACACCGTGGTGTGTCGTGAACCTATGTAAGGCGAGCATCACTGCCACGCCGGTCACTGCAGCGACACGGGCAGTCGCAGCAAGCGCAGGAAACATTCGTTGTAGCCGTGCCCGTTGAAGGGTTTTCGTGGGCGGGTCGGTGCACCAGGTTGGCCGTCGGATAGGGGCGATATTGCGCGCGCCTACCGGCGGTTTTGTTTCCAACTGCCTAGACTTTGTAAATCGTGAATGCTCCCATTGCTTTGTTGGTGCTGGCCCTTGTGGCGTTTGCTGTGGCCGGCTACCTGCTCCT
The Corynebacterium choanae DNA segment above includes these coding regions:
- a CDS encoding sulfurtransferase; the protein is MSLLISADELAESIRHGEKLTILACLWRPGEGASERQFKGDHIPNSLFCDPARHLAMAPSSRQGRNPLPSRQTLRLAFHELGLDLAHQIVVYDDNKSLMAARAWWVLTWAGVPGVKMLDGGYQAWLQSGRQGAGGPGNLAHRNQLVPNPGQLPTVTMDDMYALPDDVVVIDARERNRFIGRKERLDLKAGHIPGAVNLPLEELVHPNGTFLPAAELRQKFEHVGVEDPAKVVVYSGSGLHSAATIFAMHHCGLPGAAHYVGGWSQWCATPTNAVQRSL